From the Sphingomonas aliaeris genome, one window contains:
- a CDS encoding helix-turn-helix domain-containing protein — protein MTERASTNETIISETLGRGPDRSANIGDWQFARWRQFIGSYELPALVDPVFVVHVGGKPDTRLWQAEEWSSSRSIPGCATIVPAGQPTGWRIDGELDVVTVSVPLASLTCGDAIDRFRHTRFAFADPLGIALTRQILSELYAPEGIDRTAYINVLLDALKAHTLRGPALASHAPFPTADFSAHRIHNIMNAVLAHPEADHRLESMAADAGLTPSHFCRVFKKATGISPHQYVMKARLERAREMLGESELSIAAIADSIGFTSQSHFTRAFRQFSGQTPSGWRAATLQ, from the coding sequence ATGACCGAACGTGCGTCGACCAACGAGACGATCATTTCCGAAACGCTCGGGCGTGGGCCCGATCGATCGGCGAATATCGGCGACTGGCAATTCGCACGCTGGCGGCAGTTCATCGGCAGCTATGAATTGCCCGCCTTGGTCGACCCGGTGTTCGTCGTCCATGTCGGCGGCAAGCCCGACACCCGATTGTGGCAGGCCGAGGAATGGAGCAGTTCGCGCTCGATCCCCGGTTGCGCCACGATCGTACCAGCGGGACAGCCGACCGGCTGGCGGATCGACGGTGAGTTGGACGTGGTCACCGTCAGCGTGCCGCTCGCATCGCTGACCTGTGGCGATGCGATCGATCGCTTCCGGCACACGCGCTTCGCCTTTGCCGATCCGCTTGGCATCGCATTGACCCGGCAGATCCTGAGCGAACTCTATGCGCCCGAGGGGATCGACCGGACCGCGTATATCAACGTGCTGCTGGATGCGTTGAAAGCCCACACGCTGCGCGGGCCGGCGCTGGCAAGTCACGCCCCTTTCCCGACCGCGGATTTCTCTGCGCACCGCATCCACAACATCATGAATGCGGTCCTGGCGCATCCCGAGGCGGATCACCGCCTCGAGTCGATGGCGGCAGATGCAGGACTCACGCCGTCGCATTTCTGCCGCGTGTTCAAGAAGGCGACGGGCATATCCCCGCATCAGTATGTCATGAAAGCGCGACTGGAGCGCGCTCGTGAGATGCTGGGCGAATCCGAACTTTCGATCGCAGCGATCGCCGACAGCATCGGTTTTACCAGCCAGAGCCATTTCACCCGCGCCTTTCGCCAGTTCAGTGGCCAGACCCCGAGCGGCTGGCGCGCCGCCACCCTGCAGTAA
- a CDS encoding cytochrome P450: MVDLKDPSLYEAGVPWDVLADLRDNDPVHWNPESDGAGFWSVTRHADIVDVSRQPLLFSSAHENGGHRIFNENEVGLTGAGESAIGIPFISRDPPIHTRYRKFVMPALSPVRLGDIEARIRARVETLIAEMPLDRKIDLVPTLAAPLPLMTLAELLGVPGDTWIKLYHWTNAFVGEDDPEFRQSPEAMGETLAEFFAFSQDLFAARRAEPTGDIASLLANAEIDGVPVPFRDFVANLILVLVGGNETTRNSLSHSVIAFSENPDQWDALRADRSLLKTAAPEMVRHASPVMHMRRTATEDTVVGGQAIAKGDKVVLWYISGNRDALVYDQPDRFDIARKGPQHVGFGAGQHVCVGSRLAEMQLRVAFDILADRVSRFEVQAPPRRFRSNFINGLKNLDVILRAA; encoded by the coding sequence GTGGTCGATCTGAAGGATCCGTCGCTATACGAAGCGGGCGTGCCGTGGGACGTGCTCGCCGACCTGCGCGACAATGATCCGGTCCACTGGAACCCGGAAAGCGATGGCGCGGGTTTCTGGTCCGTCACCCGCCATGCCGACATCGTCGACGTGTCGCGCCAGCCACTCTTATTCTCCTCCGCGCATGAAAATGGCGGGCACCGCATCTTCAACGAAAACGAGGTCGGGCTGACCGGAGCGGGGGAGTCGGCGATCGGCATACCCTTCATTTCGCGCGATCCGCCGATCCACACCCGGTATCGAAAGTTCGTCATGCCCGCGCTGTCGCCGGTGCGGCTGGGCGATATCGAAGCCCGGATCCGCGCCCGCGTGGAAACACTGATTGCCGAGATGCCGCTCGACCGGAAGATCGATCTGGTGCCGACGCTGGCCGCGCCGCTGCCGTTGATGACGCTGGCGGAACTGCTCGGCGTGCCCGGCGACACCTGGATCAAGCTGTATCATTGGACCAATGCCTTTGTCGGCGAGGACGATCCGGAATTCCGCCAGAGTCCTGAGGCAATGGGCGAGACGCTGGCCGAATTTTTCGCGTTCAGCCAGGACCTGTTCGCGGCGCGACGCGCCGAACCGACCGGCGATATCGCGTCCCTGCTCGCCAATGCCGAGATCGACGGCGTTCCGGTGCCGTTCCGGGATTTCGTCGCCAATCTGATCCTCGTGCTGGTCGGCGGCAACGAGACGACGCGCAACTCGCTGAGCCACAGCGTCATCGCCTTTTCCGAAAATCCCGACCAATGGGACGCATTGCGTGCCGATCGGTCGCTCCTGAAGACCGCAGCGCCGGAAATGGTGCGGCATGCAAGCCCGGTGATGCACATGCGCCGGACCGCGACAGAGGATACCGTGGTCGGCGGGCAGGCGATCGCCAAGGGCGACAAGGTCGTCCTGTGGTATATTTCGGGCAATCGCGACGCCCTGGTCTACGACCAGCCCGACCGGTTCGACATCGCGCGCAAAGGCCCCCAGCATGTCGGTTTCGGGGCCGGACAACATGTTTGCGTCGGATCGCGGCTGGCCGAGATGCAGTTGCGCGTGGCGTTCGACATTCTGGCGGATCGTGTTAGTCGGTTCGAGGTGCAAGCACCGCCGCGACGGTTCCGGTCCAACTTCATCAACGGGCTGAAAAACCTCGACGTGATCCTGCGGGCTGCGTGA
- a CDS encoding TonB-dependent receptor, giving the protein MKAHTLALLLAGTTLLPVAAHAQSADPLPATNPSPDPTTGPATATENSDGQVSNDGDIIVTAQRREQSILTVPIAISAVSGNALATKGIANSAALASAVPNLQVSSPYGNTQPNFSLRGISVANEYNSNQASPIGVYIDDIYLASRTAHGMGLFDLDRVEVLRGPQGTLFGRNTTGGAINFITKAPALSGNEGYAEAGYGNFSTYTAQAAIETTMVENQLALRISGNYAKGDGQIENVFAGGRDGNSQNTLQGRAILRMRPGDGPLDIKLKIYGGRDKGSQAAIHGLLPFRSGLGFFQTNENRLGLNRTEAYGASATIAYELSPALTFTSITSRDGGKQNLQQAADGSPLDVLDINWRSKFQQFSEEARLNYSTDRMKLVAGGFYGWDRTITDNTFNIGGALGPGVNGGFFQHYRQVRRSYAVFAQGDYNLTPQLVLTLGARYTWDRARYDDGYAFLFAGDVGGAQTPLATTVPCPGVAGTCAYNPALRFALPGRNNALTGRAALSYTTDGGVLVYASYNRGYRSGAFNGGGYTSSAGITYIQPERVDAYEVGVKGRYFDMLTLSAAGFYYNYKNQQVQDTRPGPVSFLVNAPKAEVYGAEAEARLRLSPALTLTAAAGYLHSTYKQLTLQSTNLDGNDLPFAPRFTAQGGVDITLFKNGTDGLTISPSVAYFSRQYFSPFNSENAAGTGQLNSELQQDAYAKVNLTAALTLDRFTFKAFATNLFNEKIYAYGLDLRGAGFPYNFLVPSTPRTYGGSVRVAF; this is encoded by the coding sequence ATGAAAGCCCACACATTAGCATTGCTGCTCGCCGGGACGACGTTGCTGCCGGTCGCCGCACACGCGCAGTCCGCCGATCCGCTGCCGGCCACCAATCCCAGCCCGGATCCCACGACCGGGCCGGCGACCGCGACCGAGAATTCCGATGGGCAGGTATCCAATGACGGCGACATCATCGTCACGGCACAGCGTCGCGAGCAATCGATCCTGACCGTGCCGATCGCGATTTCCGCGGTCAGCGGCAACGCTCTGGCGACGAAGGGGATCGCCAATTCCGCGGCCCTGGCGAGCGCCGTGCCCAACCTGCAGGTCAGCAGCCCGTACGGCAACACGCAGCCGAACTTCAGCTTGCGCGGGATCAGCGTCGCGAACGAGTATAATTCCAACCAGGCATCGCCCATCGGCGTGTATATCGACGACATCTACCTCGCCAGCCGCACCGCGCACGGCATGGGACTGTTCGATCTCGACCGGGTCGAGGTGTTGCGCGGACCGCAAGGCACGCTGTTCGGACGCAACACGACCGGCGGCGCGATCAACTTCATCACCAAGGCGCCGGCGCTGAGCGGTAACGAGGGCTATGCCGAGGCCGGTTACGGCAATTTCAGCACCTACACCGCGCAGGCCGCGATCGAGACGACGATGGTCGAGAACCAGCTCGCCCTGCGCATCTCGGGCAATTACGCAAAGGGTGACGGCCAGATCGAGAATGTCTTCGCGGGCGGCCGGGACGGCAATTCGCAAAATACGCTGCAGGGCCGCGCGATCCTGCGCATGCGCCCGGGCGACGGCCCGCTGGACATCAAGCTGAAGATATATGGCGGACGCGACAAGGGTTCGCAGGCGGCGATACACGGGCTGTTGCCGTTCCGGTCCGGCCTCGGCTTCTTCCAGACCAACGAAAACCGGCTCGGGCTGAATCGAACCGAAGCCTATGGCGCATCGGCAACGATCGCCTACGAATTGTCACCCGCGCTGACCTTCACATCGATCACGTCGCGCGATGGCGGCAAGCAGAACCTGCAACAGGCCGCCGACGGATCGCCGCTCGACGTGCTCGACATCAACTGGCGGTCGAAATTCCAGCAGTTCAGCGAGGAAGCACGGCTGAACTACAGCACCGACAGGATGAAGCTGGTCGCGGGTGGTTTCTACGGCTGGGACCGGACGATCACGGACAATACGTTCAACATCGGTGGTGCACTCGGGCCGGGCGTCAATGGCGGCTTCTTCCAGCATTACCGGCAGGTTCGACGCTCCTATGCGGTGTTCGCGCAAGGCGATTACAACCTGACCCCGCAACTCGTGCTGACCCTCGGTGCGCGCTACACCTGGGATCGCGCGCGGTATGACGATGGCTATGCGTTCCTGTTTGCCGGCGACGTCGGTGGCGCGCAGACCCCGCTCGCGACCACCGTCCCGTGCCCCGGCGTGGCCGGCACCTGTGCGTACAACCCGGCATTGCGCTTCGCCTTGCCGGGACGGAACAATGCGCTGACCGGACGTGCGGCGCTCAGCTACACTACCGATGGCGGCGTACTGGTCTATGCCAGCTATAATCGCGGTTATCGTTCGGGCGCGTTCAACGGGGGCGGTTACACCTCGTCGGCAGGCATCACGTACATCCAGCCCGAACGCGTCGATGCGTATGAGGTCGGCGTGAAAGGCCGCTATTTTGACATGCTGACGCTGTCTGCGGCCGGGTTCTACTACAACTACAAGAACCAGCAGGTGCAGGACACGCGCCCCGGGCCGGTATCGTTCCTGGTCAATGCGCCCAAGGCCGAAGTCTATGGCGCCGAGGCGGAGGCGCGCTTGCGGCTGTCACCGGCGCTGACGCTGACGGCAGCGGCGGGCTATCTCCATTCGACCTACAAGCAACTGACGTTGCAGAGCACGAACCTGGACGGCAACGACCTGCCGTTCGCGCCGCGCTTCACCGCGCAGGGTGGGGTCGACATCACGCTGTTCAAGAACGGCACCGACGGGCTGACCATCTCGCCCAGTGTCGCCTATTTCTCGCGCCAGTATTTCTCCCCGTTCAATAGCGAGAATGCCGCCGGGACCGGCCAGCTCAACAGCGAGCTGCAACAAGACGCCTATGCCAAGGTCAACCTGACGGCCGCGCTGACGCTGGACCGCTTCACCTTCAAGGCGTTCGCGACCAATCTGTTCAACGAAAAGATCTATGCCTACGGACTCGATCTGCGCGGTGCCGGTTTCCCTTACAATTTCCTCGTGCCGTCCACGCCGCGCACCTACGGTGGCTCGGTCCGCGTGGCGTTTTGA